The Vicia villosa cultivar HV-30 ecotype Madison, WI linkage group LG1, Vvil1.0, whole genome shotgun sequence genome includes a region encoding these proteins:
- the LOC131618608 gene encoding pentatricopeptide repeat-containing protein At3g12770-like: MILRNTFPLTTSRHYSSATVFLAQQNLLHLLQLSIDLHSHKLSQQCHSQILSNGFSQNAFLITRLISAYATSGDLTLSKLVFDSVQTKNVYLWNSIINAHVKNHQFDQAIALFRQMGLTSLLPDDYTLSTISKLSGEVKDLVLGKLIHGKSLRIGFVSDIVLANSVMSMYSRCGEFRDAMKVFDEMPQRNVASFNVIISGCASLGNFASALHGDLWDFFRRMQYEGFKADAFTVASLLPLCSDNVRKLDYGRELHCYLVKNELDLKVVSDVHIGSSLIDMYSRSNKLVLSRRVFDQMKSRNIYVWTAMINGCVQNRAPEDALILFLEMQRKDRIQPNEVSLISVLPACGLLAGLMGGKQVHAFSIKMELNDYISLGNALIDMYAKCGSLDYARRVFDNVSYFKDAITWSSIISAYGLHGKGREAVTTYYEMLQQGIKPDMITVVSVLSACSKSGLVDEGISIYNSLTTKYEMKPTVEICACVVDMLGRSGQLDQALEFIKKMPMNPGPSVWGSLFTASVIHGNSMTRDLAYRCLLELEPENPSNYISLSNTYAAYRKWDVVTEVRTMMKEKGLRKVPGISWITMGGKTHSFTVADKAHPCSSSIYEMLDDLVSIMTDGCTDIDILT, encoded by the coding sequence ATGATTCTGAGAAACACATTTCCCCTAACAACCTCTCGTCATTACAGTTCCGCCACTGTGTTCCTTGCACAACAGaatctccttcatcttcttcagcTCAGCATCGACCTTCATTCTCACAAACTTTCCCAACAATGTCACTCTCAAATCCTCTCAAATGGCTTTTCCCAAAACGCTTTCCTTATCACCAGACTCATCTCCGCATACGCCACATCTGGAGACTTAACCCTGTCAAAACTCGTCTTTGACTCTGTTCAAACCAAGAACGTTTATCTCTGGAACTCCATCATTAATGCCCATgtcaaaaatcatcaatttgatcAAGCCATTGCATTGTTCCGCCAAATGGGTCTTACTAGTTTGTTGCCTGATGATTACACACTTTCTACAATTTCGAAACTTTCCGGTGAAGTTAAGGACTTGGTTTTAGGGAAATTGATTCATGGGAAGAGTTTGCGGATTGGGTTTGTGTCGGATATTGTTCTTGCCAATTCTGTTATGTCGATGTATAGTAGATGTGGAGAGTTTCGTGATGCGatgaaggtgtttgatgaaatgcctcagAGGAATGTTGCTtcgtttaatgttataatttctGGATGTGCTTCCTTGGGGAATTTTGCTTCTGCCTTACATGGTGATTTGTGGGATTTTTTTCGAAGAATGCAGTATGAAGGCTTTAAGGCGGATGCTTTTACCGTTGCTAGTCTTTTGCCTTTGTGTTCTGATAATGTTAGGAAGTTGGATTATGGGAGGGAACTTCACTGTTATCTTGTGAAGAATGAATTGGATTTGAAAGTGGTATCGGATGTTCATATCGGGTCGTCTTTGATAGATATGTATTCAAGGAGTAATAAGCTTGTTCTTAGTAGGAGAGTTTTTGACCAAATGAAAAGTAGAAACATATATGTATGGACTGCTATGATTAATGGTTGTGTACAGAATAGAGCGCCGGAGGATGCATTGATTCTTTTCCTTGAGATGCAAAGGAAGGATCGGATACAGCCCAATGAAGTATCGCTTATTAGCGTACTTCCAGCTTGTGGCTTGCTTGCTGGATTAATGGGAGGGAAACAAGTCCACGCGTTTTCAATTAAAATGGAATTGAATGATTATATTTCTCTAGGTAATGCTTTGATTGATATGTATGCCAAATGTGGGAGTTTAGATTACGCAAGACGGGTGtttgataatgtttcttattTTAAAGATGCTATAACTTGGAGTTCGATTATCTCGGCATATGGATTACATGGCAAAGGAAGGGAAGCTGTGACTACATATTATGAAATGCTTCAACAGGGGATCAAACCAGACATGATAACAGTGGTTAGTGTTCTTTCTGCTTGTAGCAAGTCAGGATTGGTAGATGAAGGCATTAGTATATATAACTCCTTGACGACGAAGTATGAAATGAAACCAACAGTTGAAATCTGTGCTTGTGTAGTAGATATGTTAGGTCGATCGGGCCAGCTCGATCAAGCACTGGAGTTCATTAAAAAAATGCCAATGAATCCTGGTCCAAGTGTTTGGGGATCTCTTTTCACTGCCTCTGTAATACATGGGAATTCAATGACAAGAGACTTGGCTTATAGGTGCCTTTTAGAGCTAGAACCTGAAAACCCTTCAAATTATATCTCGCTTTCAAATACGTATGCCGCTTATAGAAAATGGGATGTTGTAACTGAAGTGAGAACAATGATGAAAGAGAAGGGTTTAAGAAAAGTTCCAGGTATCAGTTGGATAACTATGGGTGGTAAAACACATTCTTTCACTGTAGCTGATAAAGCACATCCTTGTTCTAGTTCAATCTATGAAATGCTTGATGACCTTGTATCAATAATGACAGATGGATGTACTGATATTGATATTCTAACTTAA
- the LOC131618619 gene encoding haloacid dehalogenase-like hydrolase domain-containing protein At2g33255, whose translation MPLLSSAKAFLLFPRMSHSATKTRLRGVVFDMDGTLTVPVIDFISMYKAVLGDDEYHRIKASNPAGIDILNLIGDWPSHQQRQAYDTIARFEQDALDKLQIMPGAAELCNVLDSKRMRRGLITRNMKSAVDLFHQRFGITFSPALSREFRPFKPDPAPLLHICSLWDVQPNEVIMVGDSLKDDVVCGGRAGAHTCLLDQTGKYDSPEFANFDFKPDFKVTSLAEVYSILERNFELSP comes from the exons ATGCCATTGCTCTCTTCCGCCAAGGCTTTCCTCCTCTTTCCCCGAATGTCACACTCCGCCACCAAAACGCGCCTCAGAGGTGTCGTTTTCGACATGGACGGCACACTCACCGTCCCCGTCATCGATTTCATCTCCATGTACAAAGCCGTCCTCGGCGACGACGAGTATCACCGCATCAAAGCCTCAAACCCCGCCGGAATCGACATCCTGAACCTCATCGGCGACTGGCCTTCGCATCAGCAACGCCAAGCCTATGATACCATCGCCCGTTTCGAACAAGACGCTCTGGATAAGCTCCAAATCATGCCCG GTGCTGCTGAACTTTGTAACGTTCTTGATTCGAAGAGAATGAGAAGGGGATTGATCACGCGGAATATGAAGTCTGCTGTTGATTTGTTCCACCAACGGTTTGGG ATTACATTTTCTCCAGCATTAAGCAGGGAGTTTCGGCCTTTTAAACCCGATCCAGCTCCATTACTGCATATTTGTTCTCTTTGGGATGTTCAACCTAATGAAGTAATAATGGTTGGGGATAGCCTTAAAGATGAT GTGGTTTGTGGAGGGCGAGCAGGAGCACACACGTGTTTGCTTGATCAAACTGGAAAATATGATTCTCCCGAGTTTGCTAATTTTGATTTCAAACCAGATTTTAAGGTAACTTCTCTTGCTGAAGTTTACTCGATTCTGGAGAGAAACTTTGAGTTGTCACCATGA